The Myroides fluvii region GACTGTTCCATCCAAAGACGTCACCAAAAACTTACGGAAGAAACTCCTTCTCCATTCATGACTGATGAATTGAGAGACAGAATGGGATTAGCCGCTGTAAAAGCCGCTGAATTCATCAAATATGAAGGAGCAGGAACGATTGAGTTCTTAGTGGACAAAGATCGCAACTTCTACTTCATGGAAATGAATACGCGTATCCAAGTAGAACACCCAATCACAGAACAAGTAATTGATTACGATTTAATTCGCGAACAAATCTTAGTGGCTGCAGGTGTGCCTATCTCGGGTAAAAACTATACGCCTAAATTACACTCGATCGAATGTCGTATCAACGCTGAAGATCCTTTCAACGACTTCAGACCTTCTCCAGGAAGAATTACTACGTTGCATGCGCCAGGAGGACATGGAGTGCGTTTAGACACTCACGTGTATTCTGGATACTCTATTCCGCCAAACTACGATTCAATGATTGCCAAGTTGATCACAACCGCTCAAACAAGAGAAGAAGCAATCAACAAAATGAAACGTGCGTTAGACGAGTTTGTAATCGAAGGAATCAAAACAACTATTCCGTTCCACAGACAATTGATGGATGATCCAAATTACAGAGCAGGAAATTATACTACTGCTTTTATGGAATCATTCAAGATGAAACCTTTAGAAGAAGAATAGTAATTCATCTATAATACAAAAAAGGCCACCTGTTATTAGGTGGCCTTTTTTAGTTTATATTTACTTAAATATTTTTGTTTATTCTTTTTAATTGAGCTATTTTTAATAATTAACAATCAAAAAACAAAAATCATGAAGTACCACTACTTATTTTAACAGTATTTTTATTCTTATTTTCTTATCAAGCTCAAGTTCCAGATAGACCAGGTATTCCAACTGTCATATACACTTGGGTAGAGAAAGGGCCAGATTTAGTAAAAAGAGTAATCATCAAATGTGATGGAAACACAAAATACAATTGCTTTGATTTAGTCACTGAAGAAGATCGTCCACTTCAGAAATGGGAAAAACTTCCGTTTGACCAATCTTACAGTGACGAGCCCGTAAAACTTGAATACATCCAAGAAGGAATCAAATTTGAAGAAGCTGGTGCACTAAAACGTTTCAAAGGTGAATCTGTTGGAAAAGCATCTTCTTACACAATTGAAATGACAGTGAAAAAACAGTCCTTTTCTCTTACATTGACAACAAATAAATAAAAACAATTTTTCTTTGTTGCCATACAACCCTCTCTATTTATGAAGAAATTATTTTTTTATCTTTTTATTTTTCTAGGACTAACACAAGTTCAAGGTCAAAACTATGCTGCCATTGATCAATTTATTAAAAATAATATCCCCCTGTTAGATTACACCGAACAAGGAGAATTTGAGCAATTAAATTTCCTTTTATCCATTGATGATTGCGACAAATGCATTCCGCAATTACATAGTTACCTCTCTCAAATAGATTCAGTCCCACCCTTTACCATTAACGTCATTACAAACAACCTAGCATTCGCTAAAAAAACCTTAGGTACTACTCCGTTAAAATACCATTTATATTTAAATAAAGAAATATTTACAACTCATTTAAATGGCAGTTCAGGTCTATTTTACAAAGATATGAGCTACTCCATTTATAGTAAAGAAAAAGATATTAGAGCCAAAATAAAAAATGCCAAAGAAAGAATTCTCCATTTTAAACATTTTACTAAACGTAAAAATATCTTTTTAGCACAAGATGAACTAATGTCCGAAGCCCCTTATATCAACGTAAACCTTTTACCCAACAATCGTCTTTTTCTCTACGACTACAAATTAAACACGGGATTACTACTCCATCTACAAGCCACAAATGATTCGATATACAGTACACACAACAAATACTACAGTCCGAATATACAAAAGCTTAAAAAGCTCTACGATTTACCATTTAGTGGTCACAATCTTTTGTCTTTAGAAGACACACAAAAGCAATCCATCCTCAATCATATAGAATTGATTAACGTGTATTCCTTAAATTACTGGGATAACACCTACTATATTGTTTTTGGGGTTACTAGAATGATGAAAAACGAAGACACAAATAACTTCTCCTATTATCCAGAATATTTTATAGCCACAAAACAAGACGCTCAAGAAGAGATCGAAAACTTACTAGACCCCTCCTCTTATAGCCATTATTATAAAGTTGATCAATTACAATACAAAGATTTGACAGGCACCATCATTCTTCACATCACTGATAAACCTTATTTTAAAAGTAAGGATAAACTAACTTGGCGCGCTAGAATACAACCTGAAGGAGAAAGAAAGATGAATTACCTAGGCTTAGCCACAGTAGAATTGAAAAACGACGCCGTACATATCATAGCCCTAGATGAAGAATTTGAAGAATTCACCGATAATAATACACTCTTTACATTTCAAAACAAAAACTACAATTTGACAAAAAACATGAACGATGCTAGTACAAGTGAAATTTTTGAATTAAAAGAGTTCAAGCAAGGCTATACAGATTGTTTTCTTGAACGACTTATAGTCAAATAAAAACACAAAAAAATAAAAAACTAAGAGATTAAACCCTGTAAATTTTCAAAAAAACACAAGCTAGAATATTTTTTAATAAAAAATTCAAATTCAATCTGTTTAGACACTAAAAAAACTATATATTTGGTGTTCTAATATTTTTATTTTTACAAAATGCACACAGGCGTAATTAAATTCTTCAACGAAGACAAAGGATTTGGTTTCATTACTAATGAAGCTACTAAACAAGACATCTTTGTTCACATCACAGGTTTAAACACAAAGAATGTAGAACAAGGTAACCGCGTTTCTTATGACGAGGAACAAGGGAAAAAGGGGCTTATTGCCACTAATGTACAAGTGATAGAAGATTAAGAAAATATATATAATTTTCCGTTACAACGAAGCTATCTAACTCGCGTTAGGTAGCTTTTTTTTATTCTTATAATTACTATTTATAATTAATCTAAATACATATTGAGGCATATTAAAGAATTAGCAGAAGACCAAGAGTTCCAAAGCTTTGTAAAGACGATCTAGGGCTCTATATTTGTATGTTGTATCTAATATAAAACTTGTACTTATGCAATCAAGTCAACTCGATTTTATACCAATTTTAATGCAAATCGCACTAGCTGCGGGATTTGTATCCATGACGATATGGGTTTCAGGGAAACTAGGACCTAGAAAAAAATCAAAAATCAAAGACAGTACTTGGGAATGTGGAATCGAATCGCTCGGAAACGCGCGTATTCCTTTTAACGTAAAGTATTTCTTAGTTGCGATTCTCTTTGTTTTATTTGATGTGGAAGTAGTATTCCTTTATCCTTGGGCGATGAACTTTCAAGAATTGGGATGGGACGGATTAGCTAAAATGGGAATTTTCTTATTCTTGTTGTTAGTTGGACTTTTATATGAATTTAAAAAGAAGGGTCTCGAATGGGATTAAAATACTAGGAAGATGAGCGATAAAAAATATAAAACAGTAGAGGCTCCTGAAGGTTATGTGGGAGAAGGCTTTTTTGCTACAAAATTGAGTGAAGTTGTTGGTTTGGCTCGTTCAAACTCGATGTGGCCTTTGCCTTTCGCAACTTCGTGTTGTGGAATTGAGTTTATGGCTACCATGGCCGCAACGTATGATATTGCGCGTTTTGGATCGGAACGTATGAGTTTCTCTCCTAGACAAGCGGATATGTTGATGGTGATGGGTACAATTTCAAAAAAAATGGCTCCGATTTTACGCCAGGTATACGAACAGATGGCTGAACCGAAATGGGTAATCGCCGTTGGTGCTTGTGCTTCTTCTGGAGGTATTTTTGACACTTATTCTGTACTACAAGGAATTGATAAAGTAATCCCTGTAGACGTTTATGTTCCTGGTTGTCCTCCTAGACCTGAACAGATTCTTGATGGCGTGATGAGATTGCATGAGATCGTCAAAGCAGAATCGGTTTATAGACGTGGTACAAAAGAATACGACGAATTATTAAAATCGTATAACATAGAAAGTAAATAGTTATGGCATTAGATAATCAAACCATTCAGAAAACTTTAATCGACCAATTCGGTTTGTCGGTGAAAGAATTTCACGAACAACACGACTTACTTGTTTTTGAAGTCGCGCCTGATACCCTTCACGCAGTTGTTCAGTTTTTGAAAGAAAATGACCAGATGAATTTCAACTTTCTAACGGATGTTTGCGGGGTGCACTACCCTGATTCTGAAGAAAATCGCCAGTTTGCCGTGGTTTACCACATGCACAATTGGATGGATAACGTGAGAATTCGCTTCAAAGCGTACCTAAACGGCAAAAATCCAGTGGTTGATTCTGTTGTTGATTTATTCAAATCAGCCAACTGGCAAGAAAGGGAAACCTATGATTTCTATGGAATTAAATTCAAAAATCATCCGCAATTGAAACGTATTTTAAATATGGATGAGATGGAATCTTTCCCGCTGCGCAAAGAATTTCCAATGGAAGATGAAGGAAGAACAGATAAAGACGATCGATTCTTTGGTAGAACGATTCACAATTGTTAATAACTGATTAAGAATCACGAGTATGTCAGATTTATTATTACCACCAGAACAGCGATACGCGAAGCTTATCGAGGAGAAGTTTAAAGAAGATGGTACCGAGTTACAAATCTTAAACTTAGGTCCTACGCACCCAGCAACGCATGGTATCTTTCAGAATATTATCTTATTAGATGGTGAAAAGGTTTTAGATGGAGAAGGCACCATTGGATACATCCACCGTGCTTTTGAAAAGATTGCCGAAAACCGTCCTTTCTACCAAATTAACGTATTAACAGATCGCTTGAACTATTGTTCTTCACCGATTAACAATACGGCTTGGTGGATGACTGTAGAAAAAGCATTGGGTATTGAAATTCCAAAACGCGTACAATATCTGCGTGTGATTATCATGGAATTAGCACGTATTGCAGACCATATTATTTGTAGTTCTGTCATGGGTGTAGATACAGGAGCCTTAACCGGATTCTTATATGTATTCCAATACCGAGAAAAAATATACGAAATCTACGAAGAAATCTCAGGTGCTCGTTTAACGACAAATATGGGACGCATTGGTGGTTTCGAAAGAGAATGGAGCCCAGCTGTATTCCAAAAAATTGAAGAGTTTTTAGCTGAATTCCCTGCGATTTGGAGCGAATTTGAAGGTTTATTGACAAGAAATAGAATCTTCATGGATCGTACCATAGGTGTAGGTGGAATCTCTGCTGAAGAGGCTATTAACTTCGGGTTTACAGGGCCAAACTTACGTGCTGCTGGTGTAGATTACGACGTTCGCGTAGCAACACCTTACTGTTCTTATGAAGACTTCGACTTTGAAATCCCCGTGGGAACCGCCGGAGATTGTTACGACCGTTTTTGCGTGCGTAATGCCGAAGTATGGGAAAGTATGAAAATCATTCGTCAAGCATTGGACAAAATGCCAGAAGGCCCTTACCACGCGGATGTTCCTGAATATTACCTTCCTCCAAAAGAAGATGTGTACACCAATATGGAAGCTTTAATTTATCACTTTAAAATTGTGATGGGTGAAGTTCCCGTTCCTGTAACTGAACTATACCACTGTGTAGAAGGGGGGAATGGAGAGCTAGGATTCTACTTGATTACAGATGGCAGTAGAACCCCGTACAGATTGCATTTCAGAAGACCTTGTTTTATCATTTACCAAGCGTATAATGACATTGTAAAAGGAGGTATGTTATCGGATGCGATTATTACCCTATCGAGTTTAAACATCATTGCAGGAGAATTAGACGCTTAAATCATGGAAACGAAGAAATACAAACAAAATATAAATATCACGCCTGAGCTACAACAACGCATTGACGAATTGTTGAGCCACTACCCTGCTGATAAAAAGAAATCAGCACTTTTACCTGTTTTACACGCAGCACAAGATGCACATGACAACTGGTTGAGCGCGGAATTAATGGATAAAGTGGCGGAGATATTAGGCATTACATCCATCGAAGTATACGAGGTAGTTACCTTTTATACCATGTACAACCAAAAACCAATGGGTACGTATATGTTTGAATTTTGCTTAACCTCATGCTGTGGCATCCGTGGAGCAGACGATATGATGGAATATGCTTGTGAAAAATTAGGTATTAAACCAGGAGAAACAACACCTGACGGGTTATTTTCAGTGGTGGGCGTACAGTGTTTAGGCGCTTGTGGATATGCTCCCATGATGCAGTTAGGCGACTTTTACAAAGAGCACTTAACGCGTGAAAAAATCGACCAAATCATTGATGATTGTAAAGCAGGAAAAGTAATTCTTCACGACAAATAGTAATATGGCGACAAAAATATTATTAGACAAAATCAATATCCCTGGGATAAAATCATACGACGTTTACCGCGAAAATGGCGGGTATGCATCGGTGGAAAAGGCATTGAAAACAATGGCGCCAGATGATATTACAGAACAGGTAAAAGCATCGGGACTACGAGGTCGTGGAGGTGCAGGTTTCCCTGTGGGTTTAAAATGGAGTTTCATCGACAAAAAATCGGGTAAACCAAGACACTTGGTGTGCAATGCCGATGAGTCTGAACCAGGAACATTCAAAGACAGATACTTAATGGAATATATCCCTCACTTACTGATTGAGGGAATGATTACCGCTAGTTATGCCTTAGGTGCAAACTTGTCGTATATCTACATCCGTGGAGAATATATGTGGGTTTTCAAAACCCTAGAAAGAGCCATCAAAGAAGCTTATGCTGCAGGATGGTTAGGAAAAAATATCTTAGGAACGGATTACTCGTTAGATCTACACGTGCACTGTGGTGCGGGAGCTTATATCTGTGGAGAGGAAACAGCCCTAATTGAATCTTTAGAAGGAAAAAGAGGAAATCCTCGTATCAAACCACCTTTCCCTGCGGTAAGTGGTTTATGGGGAAATCCAACCGTAGTTAACAACGTAGAATCCATTGCTAATATTCCTTGGATTGTTAACAACTCAGGAGACGACTATGCAAAAATTGGCTTAGGTCGTTCTACAGGAACCAAATTAATTTCTGCCTCAGGACACATTAGAAAACCAGGCGTATACGAAATTGAAATGGGTATTACGGTAGAAGAATTCATTAATTCAGATGAATATTGTGGCGGGATGATGGATGATCGACCAATCAAGGCGTTAATCCCTGGTGGTTCTTCTGTGCCCATCTTACCTGCACATTTAATTTATAAAACAGCCAATGGTGAAGATCGTCTAATGACGTATGAATCTTTATCTGATGGTGGTTTTGAATCAGGATCTATGTTGGGGTCTGGAGGTTTCATCGTGTATAACGATACGGCTTGTATCGTAAGAAACACATGGAACTTTGCTCGTTTTTACGCACATGAAAGCTGTGGACAATGTTCACCTTGTCGTGAAGGAACGGGTTGGATGGAAAAAGTATTACACCGCATTGAAACTGGACACGGAACAATGGATGATATCGATCTATTGTGGAACATCCAAAGCAATATTGAAGGAAATACCATTTGTCCTTTAGGAGACGCTGCTGCTTGGCCAGTTGCCGCTGCTATTAGACATTTTAGAGCCGAGTTTGAATATCACGTTTTATTCCCTGAAAAAGTAAAAGACAGAAATCACTATGTCAACGAACCTTTTTCGAGCATAAAACACCTGATTAATAAATAATTCACGCTAATTTTTTAGCTAAAAAGCACAATTTATGAAAGTTACTATAGACGGACATGAAATAGAAGTAGAACCAGGAACATCCATTCTACAAGCAGCAAGAATGATTGGTGGGGAATCTGTTCCTCCAGCGATGTGCTATTACTCAAAACTAGAGGGAACAGGAGGAAAATGTAGAGCTTGTTTAGTCGAAGTTTCTAAAGGAAGCGAAGCAGATCCGCGTCCGATGCCTAAATTAATGGCTTCTTGTAAAACAGGAGTGATGGACGGTATGGAAGTAAAGAGCATCTCTTCACCACGAGTTTTAGAAGCGAGAAAATCAGTAACGGAATTTCTTCTTATTAATCACCCGTTAGACTGTCCTGTTTGTGATCAAGCTGGGGAATGTGATTTGCAAAACTTAGCGTTCCAACACGGAAAAGAACAAAAGAGATACCAGGAAGAGAAAAGAACATTCGAGCCTGAAAATATAGGAGATAACATCCAATTACACATGAATCGTTGTATTCTGTGCTATCGCTGTGTAAAAACAGCCGAGCAATTAACAGACGAGCGCGTACATGGGGTATGTGGTCGTGGAGAACACGCTCAAATCTCAACTTATATTTCTGCGGCAATTGAAAATGAATTCTCTGGGAATATGATTGACGTATGTCCGGTAGGCGCATTAACGGATAAAACCTTCCGCTTTAAATCGCGTGTTTGGTTCAACAAACCGTATAATGCACACCGCAACTGCCCTACTTGTTCAGGAAAAACAACTGTGTGGATGTTTGGAGACGAAATTCAACGTGTCACTGCTCGCAAAGACGAATTCCACGAAGTAGAAGAATTTATCTGTAACTCGTGTCGCTTTGACCACAAAGAAACAAGTGATTGGGTGATTGAAGGACCGCGTAAATTCGAGAAATTCTCTGTAATTAATCAAAATAACTACACGAAAAAATTAGATCATGTAGTGATAAAAACAGAAAAACACATTCTAGAAGGACGCGAGCAAGATCACAAAAAGATCAGTATGAAAGCGATTCCTTTTACAAACGATGAATCTAAAGAATAAAACGGTAGAACATGGATAAAGCTATTATTATAGATAAAGCAATTATTATTGTAGTTGTATTCGCAATTACAATGCTTATGGCGATGTATGCTACGTTAGCAGAACGAAAAATTGCAGCGTGGATACAAGATCGTTTAGGTCCAAACCGTGCAGGTAAAGGGGGAATTCTTCAGCCTTTAGCCGATGGTTTAAAACTATTCGCTAAAGAAGAGTACGAACCAACAACACCTAACCGATTCTTATTCAAATTTGGTCCATTTTTGGCGATGACCTTAGCATTGATGACCAGTGCTGTATTGCCATGGGGAGACAAATTTGTGTTATTTGGAAGAGAAATTATTTTACAAGCTGCCGATATCAACGTTGGATTATTGTACATCTTAGCTGTATTATCCGTTGGGGTTTACGGAATCATGATTGGTGCTTGGGCTTCGAACAATAAATATTCTTTGATGAGTGGTATTCGTGCTGCTTCACAAATGATTTCATACGAAATTGCAATGGGACTTTCCCTTATTTCTTTGTTGTTGTTAACACAAAGTATGAGCATGAGAGAAATCGCTTTGCAACAAAGTGGAATGAACTGGAACGTATTTTATCAACCGATTGGGTTTTTAATCTTCTTGATTTGTTCTTTCGCAGAAACCAATAGAGCACCTTTCGACTTAGCAGAATGTGAACAAGAGTTAATCGGTGGATTCCACACCGAATATTCTTCGATGAAGATGGGATTCTATCTATTCGCTGAATACTCTAACTTATTTATCTCTTCAGCGATCATTTCAGTTTTATACTTTGGAGCGTTTAACTATCCAGGTATGGCTTGGGCCGTTGAAAATTGGGGAGTAAATATTGCTAACGTATTGGGTATTTTCGCCCTATTCATCAAAATATTTTTCTTCATCTTTGTTTATATGTGGGTGCGTTGGACTTTACCGCGTTTCCGTTATGATCAATTGATGAACTTAGGATGGAAAACCTTAATCCCATTGGCATTATTGAACTTAATCGTTACAGCAGTTGTAATCTTACTATTAAACTAATTAAACATGTCATCAACTAATACATATTCTTTATCAGGAAGAAAGAAGATGGTTTCGAACAAGAAACTAACTTGGAGTGAGCGCATCTATTTAGTTGCGATTTTCAAAGGAATGATGGTTACCTTAAAACACATGTTTAAGAAAAAGGTGACAATTTCTTATCCGGAGCAAACACGTCCATTTAGCCCTGTTTACCGCGGTAGACATACGCTAATGCGCGACGATGAAGGAAGAGAGCGCTGTACGGCTTGTGGTTTATGTGCTTTATCTTGTCCTGCGGAAGCGATTACCATGAAAGCAGCGGAACGCACACCAGAAGAAAAACACTTATACCGCGAGGAAAAGTATGCTGAAATCTACGAGATTAACATGCTGCGTTGTATCTTCTGTGGTTTATGTGAGGAAGCTTGTCCGAAACAAGCGATTTACTTAACTAAATCAGGCGAAATTACAAAAGCAGATATCACTCGTGAGAACTTTATCTACGGAAAAGATAAATTGGTTATGCCTTTAGAGGCAGCTATTGCTAATACGAACAAACAGAATCAAGCGTAATTATGGTAGAAATTTTATTTTACATCCTTTCGACAATTACACTCGGAAGTGCAGCGTTAACGTTGTTGAGTAAAAACCCTATTCACAGCGCTTTGTGGTTGGTTGTTAGTTTCTTCTCAATAGCCGGTCATTACATCCTATTAAACTCTCAGTTTTTAGGGATGATCCACATTATGGTTTACTCTGGGGCAATCATGATTTTAATGTTATTTACCATCATGTTAATGAACTTAAATATCAGCCACGAAGTATCAAAACCACTAGTATCTAAAGTCGTAGCCACGATTGCCTTCTGTTTAGTAGGTCTATTGTTGTTATCGATCACTTTAAGAGGAAATCAAGCGTATGAACTACAATATGCTAATCACGGACAAGACTTCCAGTCGGTTCACGTATTAGGAAAAGTATTGTTGAATGAATACGTAGTTCCATTTGAAATGGTTGCAGTATTATTATTACTTGCTATGATTGGAGCAGTATTGATTTCGAAAAAAGACAAATCTGAAAAAGCAGTATAAGTATGGAAAATGTAATTGAAATCATCGGTATTGATAAATACATCTACTTATCAATTTTATTATTCTGCATCGGAGTATTTGGAATATTATATAGACGAAACGCAATTGTGATGTTTATGTGTATTGAGATTATGTTGAACTCAGCGAATATGTTATTAGTCGCTTTTTCAACCTATCACCAAGATGCACAAGGACAAGTTTTTGTTTTCTTTACCATGGCCGTTGCCGCAGCAGAAGTTGCTGTTGGATTAGCGATTCTGGTATCGATCTACAGAAATATTGGCGCAATTGATATTGATAAATTAAAGAACTTAAAAGGATAATTCCTTATGGATACAAACGTAATTTTACTTTTATTATTAGTCCCATTACTTGGGTCTTTGGTCAATGTTTTCTTCGGAAAAAAATTAGGTAATGGTTCAGGAATTATTGCAACGGTAGCCGTTTTAATTTCTTTTATCATCTCATTACTTGCTTTTATTCAAGTAAACAGTACTAAACAACCCATCGAAATTGAACTATTCGAGTGGATGGCTTTAGCTAACTTCAACGTTACTTTTGGCTTCCTACTCGATCAACTTTCACTCTTGTGGTTGTTATTCGTAACAGGTATCGGAACATTGATTCACTGGTACTCGACGAACTACATGAAAAATGACGAAAACTACGCTAAGTTTTTCGCTTATTTAAATCTATTCATCTTCTTTATGATTGTGTTAGTTACAGGAAGTAACTTGTTAATCACATTCATCGGATGGGAAGGTGTAGGGCTATGTTCTTATCTATTAATCGGATTTTGGCATAAAAACCAGTCGTATAACGACGCCGCTAAAAAAGCATTCATCATGAACCGTATCGGGGATTTAGGCTTTTTAGTTGGGGTATTTATCTTGGCTTTCTTGTTTCAATCTTTGGATTATATGACGATAAAAGAAGCCTTAATGCAAGGAACAAACCACCAAATCAACATGTGGATTGGTTGGGCAGCCTTAGCTTTATTCATTGGAGCAGTAGGAAAAAGTGCTCAGATTCCATTGTATACGTGGTTACCTGATGCGATGGCAGGACCAACGCCTGTGTCTGCGTTAATTCACGCGGCAACCATGGTAACTGCTGGTATCTTCTTAATCACAAGATTAAACTTTGTTTTTGATCTAGCTCCGCATATCCAAAATATCATTGCCATTGTTGGTGCATGTACGTCGTTATTTGCTGCAACTATCGGATTGGTACAAACGGATATCAAAAAAGTATTAGCCTATTCAACTGTATCTCAATTGGGATTAATGTTTATGGCTGTAGGTTTCGGAGCTTATGAAATTGCAGTGTTCCACGTAGTAACACATGCCTTCTTCAAAGCTTGTTTATTCTTAGGTTCTGGATCGGTTATCCATGCAATGGGTGGTGAACAAGATATGCGTAATATGGGTGGTTTAAAGAAATTTATGCCAGCTACTTATGCAACCTTCCTCTTAGCGACGATCGCTATTTCAGGGTTCCCTCCTTTCTCAGGATTCTTCTCGAAAGACGAAATCTTGTTAACTGCTTTCAGTCACAATCCTGTATTATACGTAATCGGATCGATTGCATCTATCATGACAGCGTTTTATATGTTCAGATTGGTGTACTTGACCTTCTTTAAGAATTTCAGAGGAACACAAGAACAAAAGAATCACTTACACGAAAGTCCAGCAGCTATCACCGTTCCGTTGTGGATCTTGGGTATTTTATCTGTTGTAGGTGGAGTAATTAGCCTACCTGGAAACAGCTGGTTAAACAGCTATTTAGAGCCTATTATTGTGAACAGTGCGAACGCACATCCACACGTTTTAGGAACAACAGAATACATCCTAATGGCTATTGCTGTTATTGGTGCGTGTATTGGTTTATTTATTGCGTATAGCAAATACATCAAAAAAGGTGAACTTCCTCCTGCAGATGAACAAATGACAGGATTCCACAAGGTATTATACAACAAATACTATATAGACGAAATTTACATGAAAGTGATTGTAAAACCAATCTACGCCCTTTCTGTATTCTTTAGAGACGTGGTAGAAGTAGTATTATCTGAAGCCATTTATGGATTAGGAAAAATAGCAGATGGATTGTCTTTACAAGGAAAGAAAGCACAAAACGGAAACATCGGCTTGTACTTATTCGCCTTTGTATTCGGAATCTGTTTGATGTTGTATTATTTATTCATTGCAAGATAATTTAGAGAGATGAACGTAACTATATTATTATTAACGTTATTAGTTGGAGCATTTGCTACGTTTTTAGCAAATAAAACCCTTGCCCCTAAAATTGCTTTGCTATTCGGGTTAGTCGCATTTGTAGAAACAATTGCCATCATTTGCCAACACAATTCAGGAGTAAATGCCGGTTTTACCACGCAATGGATTGCAAATCCAAACATTCACATTGCCCTAAAAGCGGATGGATTAGCTTTAGCCCTTGTTTTATTAACAACGATGTTAACACCGCTAATCATTTTATCCTCTTTTGGAAATCACATTGAAAAATCAAATCTATTCTACGGTTTAGTGATGTTCATGGCATTCGCTATGACAGGAACATTCTTGGCTGCAGATGGATTCTTATACTATATTTTCTGGGAGTTATCTTTAATTCCAATCTACTTCATCGCTTTACTATGGGGGAATGATACGTTCGAAGCACGTAAAAAAGCAATTTTTAAATTCTTTATTTACACCTTCGCTGGATCTTTATTCATGTTGGTTGGGTTTATTTACCTGTACCAGAAAGCAGGTAGCTTCTTATTGGCAGATTTATACAACGTAAGCTTAACAAGTCAAGAGCAATACTGGATTTTCCTTGCGTTCTTCTTAGCTTATGCAATTAAAATTCCTATTTTCCCTTTCCATACGTGGCAGGCATCAACCTATGAAAAAGCACCAACTGTTGGAACCATGCTTTTATCAGGGATTATGCTAAAAATGGGATTGTACTCTATCATCCGTTGGCAATTGCCAATCACTTCATCAGCGGCAAAAGATTTAATGCCTACGATTTTAGTGTTGTGTATCA contains the following coding sequences:
- a CDS encoding complex I subunit 4 family protein — its product is MNVTILLLTLLVGAFATFLANKTLAPKIALLFGLVAFVETIAIICQHNSGVNAGFTTQWIANPNIHIALKADGLALALVLLTTMLTPLIILSSFGNHIEKSNLFYGLVMFMAFAMTGTFLAADGFLYYIFWELSLIPIYFIALLWGNDTFEARKKAIFKFFIYTFAGSLFMLVGFIYLYQKAGSFLLADLYNVSLTSQEQYWIFLAFFLAYAIKIPIFPFHTWQASTYEKAPTVGTMLLSGIMLKMGLYSIIRWQLPITSSAAKDLMPTILVLCIIGVVYGSIVALKQVNIKRFFAYSSLAHVGLIAAGAYTLTLDGLLGAVYQMLAHGFVIVGLFYVAEIMYNRFETRTISEMGGIRQQAPQFASLFMILLFASIGLPGTFSFIGEFSLLFGLSQINIWYAIIGGTSIIFGAFYMLRMFQRSMLGETNTKVFTDVTLNEKIVLGVLVITVIFLGVYPKPITDLITPSLVEIVSYIK